The genomic window CTCCGGCCTGGCCGACTTCGCCTTCGCCATGCAGGGGCTCGGCTCCGGCACGATCTCGCTGCTCGGCACCGAGGCGCAGAAGCAGGCGTATCTGCCCGCGGTCGGTCGCGGCGAGCGGATCGCCGCCTTTGCGCTGACCGAGCCCGCCTCGGGCTCCGACGTCGCCTCGATGGAGACCACCGCCGATCGCACCGCCGACGGTTATCGGATCAACGGCGCCAAGACCTATATCTCGAACGGCGGCATCGCCGACCATTATGTCCTGTTCGCCCGCACGGGCGAGGCGCCCGGCGCGCGCGGCGTCTCCGCCTTCATCGTCGATGCCGACACGCCGGGCCTCGCCGTCACCGAGCGCCAGCAGGTGATCGCCCCCCACCCGCTCGCCACGCTCGCCTTCACCGACATGCTCGTGCCGCACGACGCCCTGCTCGGCGAGGCCGGTCGCGGCTTTGCGGCCGCGATGGCGACGCTCGACATCTTCCGCACCACCGTCGGCGCCGCCGCGCTCGGCTTTGCCCGCCGCGCGCTCGATGAGGCGACCGCCCGCGTCACCGTCCGCAAGCTCGGCCAGGGCACGCTCGCCGACAGCCCCGTCACGCAATCGGCGCTCGCCGACATGGTGCTCGACGTCGATACCGCCGCACTGCTGATCTATCGCGCCGGCTGGCTGCGCGACGTG from Sphingomonas sp. OV641 includes these protein-coding regions:
- a CDS encoding acyl-CoA dehydrogenase family protein; its protein translation is MADRSFLDWPFLDDGHRALAAALEEWCLANLHHAHGPDVDAECRALVRALGEGGWLRYCVPAAYGGVHDALDVRSLSLIRETLARHSGLADFAFAMQGLGSGTISLLGTEAQKQAYLPAVGRGERIAAFALTEPASGSDVASMETTADRTADGYRINGAKTYISNGGIADHYVLFARTGEAPGARGVSAFIVDADTPGLAVTERQQVIAPHPLATLAFTDMLVPHDALLGEAGRGFAAAMATLDIFRTTVGAAALGFARRALDEATARVTVRKLGQGTLADSPVTQSALADMVLDVDTAALLIYRAGWLRDVQGQRNTREAALAKLHATEGAQRVIDKAVQLFGGLGVTVGVPVEALYREVRALRIYEGASEVQKIVVGRQHLAAANG